The DNA segment GAAGGACCGTGAAGCCGTCTTTCCAGTACTGCTCCGTCTTCTCCGCCAGATCCGCGACAGAAGTCATCGCTTGTCCCCCGCTTCGTTTTCTGTGTCTCTCCGGTCCGAGAGGCGTGCCTTGAACTCGGCTACTCGTGAACGCAGTTGGGCGGCCGCCTCGAGCACACGGCTCGGCGCTGTTCCTCCCTGGCTGTCGCGCGCGGCGACCGACGCCTCAACGGTGAAGTCCGGCCATTCGGGGAAGGCCAGACGCGGGTCGATCCCGCGCCGTGACTCCAGCGACAGCTCGCCGAGCGAGCAGCCCTGTTCGCCGGAGAGGCGCACCATCTTCGTCACGAGATGGTGGGCTTCCCGGAAGGGGATCCGCCGCTCGCGCGTCAGCCAGTCCGCCAGATCGCTGGAGGTGACGAAGTCGACGTCAGCGGCTTTGCGCATCGCGTCGACGTTCGGCTGCATCAGAGTGGCGAGTGAGATCGCGGCGTCCAGGGACAGCGCCAGAGTGTCCGCGGTGTCGAACAGCGGCTCCTTGTCCTCCTGAAGATCCCGGAAGTAGCTCAGCGGCAGCCCCTTGACCACGGCCTGCAGCGCGTGGAGGTTGCCCATAACTCTGCCGGCCTTCCCGCGCACCAGCTCCGCCGCGTCCGGGTTGCGCTTGTGCGGCAGGGCCGACGACGAACTGACCAGTTCGTCGGGCAGCGAGATCAGTCCGACAGGCTGGGACGACCAGAAGACGATCTCTGCGCCGAATCGCGAGAGGTCGAGGGCGACGGACGCACCGGCGCTCAGGAAGTCGAGCGCGAATCCCCGGTCGCCGACGCTCTCCAGGGAGTTGGCCGTCGGTCGGCCGAACCCCAGGCTCCGCGCCACGATGTCCCGGTCGATGGGAAAGCCGGTGCCGGCCAGTGCCCCGGATCCCATCGGGCACTCGTCCTGCAGCGCGCGTACGAAGCACATCCGCTCGACGTCACGCAGGAACGTCTCCGCATAGGCAAGGCACACATGGCCGAAGCTCAGCGGCTGCGCGATCTGCAGATGGGAGAATCCGGGCATGACGGTCGCAGCGTGCCTTTCGCCCTGTGCGAGCAACGCCTCCGCCAAGGCCAGGATTCTCGTGCCCAGTTCGGTCACCTGGTCGCGGATCCAGAGCCGCAGCGCGGTCACGGCGAGATCGTTGCGAGCACGCGCGGTCGCCAGCCATCCGGCGTCGGCACCGAGCCGCGCCTCCAAGTACTCCTCTACCGCCGTGTGCACGTCCTCGGCGTCCGGGTCGAGCGGCTCCGCTCCCGACCGGATCTGCTCCTTGAGCTCCTCCAAGCCTTGGTGCAGCCCGGCCGCCG comes from the Streptomyces sp. NBC_00443 genome and includes:
- the argH gene encoding argininosuccinate lyase; translated protein: MTLDQRSTAAERMAAIGTTAHYDRRLALYDIAASHAHVTMLLKQQIVPPDAAAGLHQGLEELKEQIRSGAEPLDPDAEDVHTAVEEYLEARLGADAGWLATARARNDLAVTALRLWIRDQVTELGTRILALAEALLAQGERHAATVMPGFSHLQIAQPLSFGHVCLAYAETFLRDVERMCFVRALQDECPMGSGALAGTGFPIDRDIVARSLGFGRPTANSLESVGDRGFALDFLSAGASVALDLSRFGAEIVFWSSQPVGLISLPDELVSSSSALPHKRNPDAAELVRGKAGRVMGNLHALQAVVKGLPLSYFRDLQEDKEPLFDTADTLALSLDAAISLATLMQPNVDAMRKAADVDFVTSSDLADWLTRERRIPFREAHHLVTKMVRLSGEQGCSLGELSLESRRGIDPRLAFPEWPDFTVEASVAARDSQGGTAPSRVLEAAAQLRSRVAEFKARLSDRRDTENEAGDKR